One window of the Trifolium pratense cultivar HEN17-A07 linkage group LG2, ARS_RC_1.1, whole genome shotgun sequence genome contains the following:
- the LOC123904712 gene encoding sugar carrier protein C-like, with product MPGAIINNGSGKNYPGKLTFRVFITCLTAAFGGLIFGYDLGISGGVTSMDPFLKKFFPNVYEKEANIKPSDNQYCKFDSQTLTLFTSSLYLAALVASLAASIITRLFGRRLTMITGGVLFLAGAALNGFAQEVWMLIVGRMLLGFGIGCANQSVPIYVSEVAPYKYRGALNNMFQLAITIGIFVANILNYFFDKLKNGEGWRYSLGFASVPAIMIIIGAIFLPDSPNSLIERGQNDKAKEELIKIRGTTDVDEEFQDLVLASDISKTVKHPWMSLLNRKYRPQLTMAIAIPFFQQLTGMNVITFYAPVLFKTIGFSGTASLMSALITGGCNMLATFVSIATVDKFGRRTLFLEGGIQMFICQIVVAIAIALKFGVDGDPGILPKWYAIIVVLCICVYVMGFAWSWGPLGWLVPSEIFPLEVRSAAQSINVSVNMICTFVIAQIFTTMLCHMKFGLFIFFAFFVIVMSTFIYKFLPETKGVPIEEMSTVWEKHPYWGKFVKDDDAKEEV from the exons ATGCCAGGTGCTATCATCAACAATGGCTCTGGGAAAAATTATCCCGGAAAGCTCACTTTTAGAGTCTTCATCACTTGTCTTACCGCTGCTTTTGGTGGTTTAATTTTTGGTTATGATCTTGGTATTTCAG GTGGAGTTACATCTATGGATCCGTTTCTAAAGAAATTCTTTCCAAATGTCTACGAAAAGGAGGCTAATATAAAACCATCCGACAACCAGTACTGCAAATTCGATAGCCAAACATTAACATTATTCACCTCCTCGTTGTATTTGGCCGCTCTTGTAGCGTCTCTTGCGGCGTCTATTATTACTCGATTGTTTGGAAGGCGTCTGACTATGATTACCGGAGGTGTACTTTTTCTTGCCGGTGCTGCTTTGAATGGCTTTGCTCAAGAAGTTTGGATGCTCATTGTTGGTCGTATGTTACTTGGATTCGGAATTGGATGTGCTAATCAG aGTGTGCCAATCTATGTATCCGAGGTTGCTCCCTACAAGTACAGAGGAGCTCTTAATAATATGTTCCAATTAGCAATAACCATAGGCATATTTGTGGCTAATATCCTCAATTACTTTTTCGACAAACTGAAAAACGGAGAAGGATGGCGCTATAGTTTGGGTTTTGCTTCCGTCCCCGCGATAATGATCATCATAGGTGCTATCTTCCTCCCGGACTCGCCAAATTCCTTGATTGAACGCGGTCAAAACGACAAAGCCAAAGAAGAATTGATTAAAATTCGCGGTACCACGGATGTTGATGAGGAGTTTCAAGATTTGGTTTTGGCTAGTGATATTTCAAAAACAGTTAAACATCCTTGGATGTCTTTGTTGAATAGAAAATATAGACCTCAACTTACAATGGCAATAGCTATTCCGTTCTTCCAACAACTCACCGGCATGAATGTGATTACATTTTATGCTCCGGTTTTGTTCAAAACTATTGGTTTTAGTGGCACTGCTTCTCTCATGTCAGCATTGATTACCGGAGGATGTAACATGCTGGCCACTTTCGTTTCAATTGCTACCGTTGATAAATTTGGACGAAGAACTCTATTTTTAGAAGGCGGTATTCAGATGTTTATTTGTCAG ATTGTTGTAGCTATAGCTATTGCTCTTAAGTTTGGAGTTGACGGTGACCCAGGTATATTGCCAAAATGGTATGCCATTATTGTTGTGTTGTGCATTTGTGTGTACGTAATGGGATTTGCGTGGTCTTGGGGTCCTCTCGGATGGTTGGTGCCTAGTGAGATATTTCCGCTCGAAGTTCGTTCGGCTGCTCAGAGTATTAATGTCTCCGTTAACATGATATGCACCTTTGTGATTGCTCAAATCTTTACAACAATGCTTTGTCACATGAAGTTTGGATTGTTTATCTTCTTTGCATTTTTTGTTATTGTGATGAGCACATTTATTTACAAGTTTCTACCAGAGACCAAGGGAGTTCCAATTGAAGAAATGTCAACTGTGTGGGAGAAACATCCTTATTGGGGTAAATTTGTGAAAGATGATGATGCCAAGGAAGAAGTCTAG